In Deltaproteobacteria bacterium, a single window of DNA contains:
- a CDS encoding 6-carboxytetrahydropterin synthase: MPPRMQVEVDFRFSAAHALPLYEGPCQRMHGHNYKLRVISTATLNPKTGIALDFGDVQKVVQREIMPQCDHRVLNDFMENPTAENVILWMWEKLKGPLPGLLELRLWEQDEFCMVYRGE; encoded by the coding sequence ATGCCGCCGCGCATGCAGGTCGAGGTCGACTTCCGCTTCTCCGCCGCGCACGCCCTGCCGCTGTACGAGGGCCCGTGTCAGCGCATGCACGGCCACAACTACAAGCTGCGCGTGATCTCGACCGCCACGCTGAATCCCAAGACCGGCATCGCCCTCGACTTTGGCGACGTGCAGAAGGTCGTGCAGCGCGAGATCATGCCGCAGTGTGATCACCGCGTGCTCAACGACTTCATGGAGAATCCCACCGCGGAGAACGTGATCCTCTGGATGTGGGAGAAGCTGAAGGGGCCGCTGCCGGGGTTGCTCGAGCTGCGGCTCTGGGAGCAAGACGAGTTCTGCATGGTGTACCGGGGCGAGTGA
- a CDS encoding Rieske 2Fe-2S domain-containing protein, protein MPWTPLIDVAQLPPGRGVVVDRPGGALAVFVENGVPHVLENTCPHRDGDLGEGHVVNGCVYCPLHAWPFDLRTGESPTHPLARVRVFPARIEGGKVEAELENAQVESQGAR, encoded by the coding sequence ATGCCCTGGACGCCGCTCATCGACGTCGCGCAGCTGCCGCCGGGCCGCGGCGTGGTGGTGGATCGGCCGGGCGGGGCGCTCGCGGTGTTCGTCGAGAACGGCGTGCCCCACGTGCTCGAGAACACCTGCCCGCATCGCGACGGCGATCTCGGGGAAGGCCACGTGGTGAATGGCTGCGTGTACTGTCCGCTCCATGCTTGGCCGTTCGACCTGCGCACCGGCGAATCGCCCACGCATCCGTTGGCGCGGGTGCGCGTGTTTCCCGCCCGCATCGAAGGCGGAAAGGTCGAGGCCGAGTTAGAGAACGCGCAGGTCGAATCGCAAGGAGCCCGCTAG